One region of Acropora muricata isolate sample 2 chromosome 13, ASM3666990v1, whole genome shotgun sequence genomic DNA includes:
- the LOC136895687 gene encoding DDB1- and CUL4-associated factor 1-like isoform X1: protein MAAAELDILLDIWKVDDYENVSPVVTLNKISVLMERENEIYHKSDPDPLDDRHPAQVHPECAWGHLLKRLCSDDKFMDKLVKSYIMSTREKFDLNCSACRVLLNATPGLKTAGVFKEDVLSRLCKWAEEATEPLRSYATGLLGFSIKNKDIASASVSWKRNTTLVPCMLQRLHIAKDLADLTQPAIVDFNKTGTRGIEKSFCTSSVHCKDKRVSLAGCAAGPSRSHNMNLYNGRVSKKGKSPLHSKCPSSIKAGRAIRSSKGSYHILPVSFSLCPLTLGMQQRLILQYLTPLGEYQECLRAMYENKALDLVMHYISFEGAIDMQLVFEALKFLSSIISHTNFATEFVTHGGLQRLLEKARSSEAATGFSRCLYHLTCTEDAIEKVSILPSSVLNNLVEFGLWLLKYSHNSGKCHATTFFSFCFSSRAVLDLFDHSNGLEKLVNQLSTLPIFRRDEAESLSVKEVFDKIQVAKDTCMALRRYFEAHLYFKATLLRRSIALNQGGMPAVPAPFYKATSLIHSVMMENCQLILEHAPVTPCWEPIEIMNKLDGFSLLLQLISLSCDWGVPSKGADNIRLAVDATRLALEVLLVLSVSPKAQLALCEEIQLSSGKQQMGMSLLLRCAEGSLLSDSEVQKAALHVICNCVCGPQVRTESGPSFKSSDVILRKMWGCIRTSNGIQVLLVLLRMKKSLIDADCIRALACKALCGLARSNEIRQVMGKLQIFNSGELQILMLEPAIEGKATDHALFCKYAGELLERVTGKTLAKSTVVPSLSRITRADVVAQTHISYPDEELLQLIHTHLLSKGLHEAAQVLKRTASLPDPKPEVTPMPTPVNRNTRLNHAGTVTPIVRTLETPNQSRFHCSGPGTPTEERLLPDPPQAVRSPSLSTLDLIVTRDLREQHSHCCNPVAAGPPFSLLRPHKCPEPKYRDNASCNIVARLKRREILPRHGGVNGARFNRHFVYSRFKPVQAIQGKDYNTFTCAEFTPDGKTILLGTEFGKVKEYNLMTGQKQASYRCHGSYRSISNCQCSKDRKLLLTSSSRSSSPSALWGFDNSLALKYSFSEDTWVKFSNLSEDKIIGTHDSTAHVYDTGTGKRILTFNDPNSSKNYSKNLATFNPTDDLVLNDGVLWDVNGNRVIHKFDKFNNFVSGVFHPSGLEIIINSEIWDLRFFRLLHTCPSLDQCHVVFNNGGDVMYGVKHRSDSIRFSSVGHPLGPFKSSFRTLDATDYQTIATIDVKKTILDLCTDVTDCFVAVVKELATGRKSVCQVYEVGRMQGADDKQESDEGVKDDNPDNDDDDNSDNDDDDNSDNDDDDNPDNDDDDNF from the exons ATGGCTGCGGCCGAGCTAGATATCCTCCTGGACATTTGGAAAGTGGATGATTATGAAAACGTATCTCCAGTTGTTACACTCAATAA gaTCTCAGTATTGATGGAGCGGGAAAATGAAATTTATCACAAGTCGGATCCGGATCCCCTTGATGACAGGCATCCTG CTCAAGTTCATCCTGAGTGTGCCTGGGGGCATCTCCTGAAAAGACTGTGCAGTGATGATAAATTTATGGATAAGCTTGTGAAATCTTATATCATGAGCACCAGAGAGAAATTTGATCTCAACTGCTCTGCCTGCCGAGTTCTTTTGAATGCCACGCCTGGATTGAAAACTGCAGGTGTTTTCAAG GAAGATGTCCTCAGCCGACTTTGTAAATGGGCAGAAGAAGCTACGGAACCCCTGAGATCTTATGCTACAG GTCTTTTGGGTTTTTCAATAAAAAACAAAGACATTGCCTCAGCTTCAGTGTCTTGGAAAAGGAACACTACCTTG GTACCCTGCATGCTGCAAAGGTTGCACATTGCAAAAGATCTGGCAGACCTGACTCAACCTGCAATAGTGGACTTTAACAAAACTGGCACGAGAGGGATAGAGAAAAGTTTCTGTACTAGTTCAGTACATTGCAAAGACAAGAGAGTGAGCTTGGCAGGGTGTGCAGCTGGGCCATCACGTAGTCACAACATGAACTTGTATAATGGCCGTGTTAGTAAGAAGG GCAAGAGCCCATTGCATTCAAAGTGTCCATCTTCTATAAAAGCCGGCAGGGCGATCCGCTCAAGCAAGGGAAGCTATCACATTCTTCCAGTGTCCTTCTCTCTTTGTCCGCTGACCCTTGGCATGCAGCAAAGACTCATACTACAATACCTGACTCCCTTGGGTGAATATCAAGAG TGTTTGCGTGCTATGTATGAAAACAAAGCTCTTGATCTTGTGATGCACTACATCAGTTTTGAGGGAGCCATTGACATGCAACTTGTCTTTGAAGCTCTTAAG tttttgtcATCGATTATTTCCCACACAAATTTTGCCACGGAATTTGTGACCCATGGTGGTTTGCAGCGATTGTTGGAAAAGGCACGGTCATCAGAAGCTGCGACTGGTTTTTCCAGATGTTTGTATCATTTAACTTGCACAGAAGATGCGATTGAAAAG gTTTCTATCCTACCGTCCTCAGTTTTAAACAATCTGGTGGAATTTGGTTTGTGGCTTTTAAAATATTCACACAACTCTGGCAAATGCCACGCCACTacctttttttcgttttgtttttcttcccgTGCTGTTCTAGACCTATTTGACCATAGCAATGGCTTGGAAAAGTTAGTCAATCAG TTGAGCACTCTGCCTATTTTCCGTCGGGATGAAGCCGAGTCGCTAAGCGTCAAAGAAGTGTTTGACAAAATTCAGGTGGCAAAGGACACCTGCATGGCTCTACGCCGTTATTTTGAGGCGCACCTGTACTTCAAAGCTACCTTACTTAGGAGATCGATTGCTCTGAACCAAGGAGGCATGCCGGCAGTTCCTGCCCCATTCTATAAG GCCACGTCCCTCATTCATAGCGTTATGATGGAAAACTGTCAGTTGATTTTGGAGCATGCGCCTGTAACACCTTGCTGGGAACCAATTgag ATAATGAACAAACTTGACGGATTCTCGCTTTTGCTTCAATTAATTTCTTTGTCCTGTGATTGGGGAGTTCCAAGCAAggg AGCGGATAACATCCGTTTGGCAGTAGATGCAACTCGGTTGGCACTGGAAGTTTTGCTTGTGTTGTCAGTTAGCCCCAAGGCTCAGCTTGCTCTCTGCGAAGAGATCCAGCTCTCATCAGGAAAGCAACAAATGGGAATGAG TCTTCTTCTACGCTGTGCTGAAGGAAGTTTGTTAAGTGATTCTGAAGTCCAGAAAGCTGCTCTACATGTCATCTGTAATTGCGTCTGTGGTCCACAAGTCAGG ACAGAATCTGGACCATCATTTAAGAGCAGTGATGTTATCTTGAGGAAGATGTGGGGCTGCATTCGCACCAGTAATGGCATCCAAGTTCTCTTAGTTTTATTGAGGATGAAAAAGTCACTGATTGATGCAGACTGCATTCGTGCATTGGCTTGCAAGGCGCTCTGTGGTCTGGCAAGAAGCAATGAAATCCGACAAGTTATGGGAAAGCTCCAAATTTTCAACAGTGGAGAACTTCAAA ttttaatgCTTGAGCCAGCGATCGAAGGTAAAGCAACTGATCATGCACTTTTTTGTAAGTACGCTGGAGAATTGCTGGAAAGAGTCACTGGCAAAACTTTGGCTAAGTCAACCGTGGTTCCTTCGCTCTCCAGGATTACCAGG GCTGATGTTGTTGCGCAGACTCACATTTCTTACCCGGATGAGGAACTGCTGCAGCTGATTCACACTCACCTCCTTTCTAAAG GTCTTCATGAGGCTGCCCAAGTCTTGAAACGTACAGCTTCTCTGCCAGATCCTAAGCCAGAGGTTACTCCGATGCCCACGCCAGTAAACAGAAACACACGGCTTAACCATGCTGGCACAGTCACCCCAATCGTGAGGACACTTGAGACACCAAACCAGTCTCGATTTCACTGTAGTGGCCCAGGAACACCAACTGAAGAG CGTCTTCTGCCAGATCCTCCTCAGGCTGTACGCTCTCCATCACTTTCTACTTTGGACTTGATTGTAACGCGCGATCTCCGAGAACAGCATTCGCATTGCTGCAATCCTGTTGCAGCTGGTCCGCCATTTTCGTTACTTCG ACCGCACAAATGTCCGGAACCAAAGTACAGAGACAATGCATCGTGTAACATTGTGGCGCGATTGAAAAGGAGGGAG ATTCTTCCTCGCCATGGAGGTGTTAATGGTGCAAGATTTAACAGACATTTTGTGTACAGCAG ATTTAAACCAGTTCAAGCCATTCAAGGTAAAGACTACAACACCTTTACGTGTGCCGAGTTTACG CCCGATGGGAAAACAATTTTGCTGGGCACAGAGTTTGGCAAAGTGAAAGAATATAATTTGATGACTGGTCAG AAACAAGCGTCGTACCGGTGTCATGGCTCTTACAGATCAATTTCCAATTGCCAATGTTCGAAG GACCGGAAACTTCTGTTGACCTCGTCATCACGTTCTTCTTCGCCATCTGCTCTGTGGGGATTCGATAACTCATTGGCATTGAA GTATTCTTTCAGTGAAGACACTTGGGTTAAGTTTAGCAACTTGTCTGAGGATAAGATCATTGGGACACATGACTCTACTGCTCAT gtgtaTGACACGGGAACGGGTAAAAGAATTCTTACTTTTAACGATCCCAACAGTTCAAAAAATTACTCCAAGAACCTCGCCACCTTCAACCCGACGGACGATCTGGTACTCAATGATGGAGTATTATGGGATGTCAATGGGAATCGAGTTATTCACAAGTTTGACAAGTTTAACAACTTTGTCAGTGGCGTGTTTCACCCGTCGGGACTAGAGATCATCATTAATTCTGAAATT TGGGATCTTCGCTTTTTTCGTTTGCTTCACACCTGTCCATCACTGGACCAATGTCACGTGGTTTTCAACAATGGTGGTGACGTCATGTACGGAG tCAAGCACCGGTCTGATTCCATCAGATTTAGCTCTGTTGGACATCCACTTGGACCTTTTAAATCCTCGTTCCGGACGTTAGATGCAACGGACTATCAAACGATTG CAACAATTGATGTGAAGAAAACGATCTTGGACTTGTGCACAGATGTCACCGACTGTTTTGTGGCTGTTGTCAAG GAACTGGCCACAGGGAGGAAAAGCGTGTGTCAAGTATACGAAGTTGGACGGATGCAAGGAGCTGACGACAAGCAG
- the LOC136895687 gene encoding DDB1- and CUL4-associated factor 1-like isoform X2, whose amino-acid sequence MIMKTYLQLLHSISRISVLMERENEIYHKSDPDPLDDRHPAQVHPECAWGHLLKRLCSDDKFMDKLVKSYIMSTREKFDLNCSACRVLLNATPGLKTAGVFKEDVLSRLCKWAEEATEPLRSYATGLLGFSIKNKDIASASVSWKRNTTLVPCMLQRLHIAKDLADLTQPAIVDFNKTGTRGIEKSFCTSSVHCKDKRVSLAGCAAGPSRSHNMNLYNGRVSKKGKSPLHSKCPSSIKAGRAIRSSKGSYHILPVSFSLCPLTLGMQQRLILQYLTPLGEYQECLRAMYENKALDLVMHYISFEGAIDMQLVFEALKFLSSIISHTNFATEFVTHGGLQRLLEKARSSEAATGFSRCLYHLTCTEDAIEKVSILPSSVLNNLVEFGLWLLKYSHNSGKCHATTFFSFCFSSRAVLDLFDHSNGLEKLVNQLSTLPIFRRDEAESLSVKEVFDKIQVAKDTCMALRRYFEAHLYFKATLLRRSIALNQGGMPAVPAPFYKATSLIHSVMMENCQLILEHAPVTPCWEPIEIMNKLDGFSLLLQLISLSCDWGVPSKGADNIRLAVDATRLALEVLLVLSVSPKAQLALCEEIQLSSGKQQMGMSLLLRCAEGSLLSDSEVQKAALHVICNCVCGPQVRTESGPSFKSSDVILRKMWGCIRTSNGIQVLLVLLRMKKSLIDADCIRALACKALCGLARSNEIRQVMGKLQIFNSGELQILMLEPAIEGKATDHALFCKYAGELLERVTGKTLAKSTVVPSLSRITRADVVAQTHISYPDEELLQLIHTHLLSKGLHEAAQVLKRTASLPDPKPEVTPMPTPVNRNTRLNHAGTVTPIVRTLETPNQSRFHCSGPGTPTEERLLPDPPQAVRSPSLSTLDLIVTRDLREQHSHCCNPVAAGPPFSLLRPHKCPEPKYRDNASCNIVARLKRREILPRHGGVNGARFNRHFVYSRFKPVQAIQGKDYNTFTCAEFTPDGKTILLGTEFGKVKEYNLMTGQKQASYRCHGSYRSISNCQCSKDRKLLLTSSSRSSSPSALWGFDNSLALKYSFSEDTWVKFSNLSEDKIIGTHDSTAHVYDTGTGKRILTFNDPNSSKNYSKNLATFNPTDDLVLNDGVLWDVNGNRVIHKFDKFNNFVSGVFHPSGLEIIINSEIWDLRFFRLLHTCPSLDQCHVVFNNGGDVMYGVKHRSDSIRFSSVGHPLGPFKSSFRTLDATDYQTIATIDVKKTILDLCTDVTDCFVAVVKELATGRKSVCQVYEVGRMQGADDKQESDEGVKDDNPDNDDDDNSDNDDDDNSDNDDDDNPDNDDDDNF is encoded by the exons ATGATTATGAAAACGTATCTCCAGTTGTTACACTCAATAAGtag gaTCTCAGTATTGATGGAGCGGGAAAATGAAATTTATCACAAGTCGGATCCGGATCCCCTTGATGACAGGCATCCTG CTCAAGTTCATCCTGAGTGTGCCTGGGGGCATCTCCTGAAAAGACTGTGCAGTGATGATAAATTTATGGATAAGCTTGTGAAATCTTATATCATGAGCACCAGAGAGAAATTTGATCTCAACTGCTCTGCCTGCCGAGTTCTTTTGAATGCCACGCCTGGATTGAAAACTGCAGGTGTTTTCAAG GAAGATGTCCTCAGCCGACTTTGTAAATGGGCAGAAGAAGCTACGGAACCCCTGAGATCTTATGCTACAG GTCTTTTGGGTTTTTCAATAAAAAACAAAGACATTGCCTCAGCTTCAGTGTCTTGGAAAAGGAACACTACCTTG GTACCCTGCATGCTGCAAAGGTTGCACATTGCAAAAGATCTGGCAGACCTGACTCAACCTGCAATAGTGGACTTTAACAAAACTGGCACGAGAGGGATAGAGAAAAGTTTCTGTACTAGTTCAGTACATTGCAAAGACAAGAGAGTGAGCTTGGCAGGGTGTGCAGCTGGGCCATCACGTAGTCACAACATGAACTTGTATAATGGCCGTGTTAGTAAGAAGG GCAAGAGCCCATTGCATTCAAAGTGTCCATCTTCTATAAAAGCCGGCAGGGCGATCCGCTCAAGCAAGGGAAGCTATCACATTCTTCCAGTGTCCTTCTCTCTTTGTCCGCTGACCCTTGGCATGCAGCAAAGACTCATACTACAATACCTGACTCCCTTGGGTGAATATCAAGAG TGTTTGCGTGCTATGTATGAAAACAAAGCTCTTGATCTTGTGATGCACTACATCAGTTTTGAGGGAGCCATTGACATGCAACTTGTCTTTGAAGCTCTTAAG tttttgtcATCGATTATTTCCCACACAAATTTTGCCACGGAATTTGTGACCCATGGTGGTTTGCAGCGATTGTTGGAAAAGGCACGGTCATCAGAAGCTGCGACTGGTTTTTCCAGATGTTTGTATCATTTAACTTGCACAGAAGATGCGATTGAAAAG gTTTCTATCCTACCGTCCTCAGTTTTAAACAATCTGGTGGAATTTGGTTTGTGGCTTTTAAAATATTCACACAACTCTGGCAAATGCCACGCCACTacctttttttcgttttgtttttcttcccgTGCTGTTCTAGACCTATTTGACCATAGCAATGGCTTGGAAAAGTTAGTCAATCAG TTGAGCACTCTGCCTATTTTCCGTCGGGATGAAGCCGAGTCGCTAAGCGTCAAAGAAGTGTTTGACAAAATTCAGGTGGCAAAGGACACCTGCATGGCTCTACGCCGTTATTTTGAGGCGCACCTGTACTTCAAAGCTACCTTACTTAGGAGATCGATTGCTCTGAACCAAGGAGGCATGCCGGCAGTTCCTGCCCCATTCTATAAG GCCACGTCCCTCATTCATAGCGTTATGATGGAAAACTGTCAGTTGATTTTGGAGCATGCGCCTGTAACACCTTGCTGGGAACCAATTgag ATAATGAACAAACTTGACGGATTCTCGCTTTTGCTTCAATTAATTTCTTTGTCCTGTGATTGGGGAGTTCCAAGCAAggg AGCGGATAACATCCGTTTGGCAGTAGATGCAACTCGGTTGGCACTGGAAGTTTTGCTTGTGTTGTCAGTTAGCCCCAAGGCTCAGCTTGCTCTCTGCGAAGAGATCCAGCTCTCATCAGGAAAGCAACAAATGGGAATGAG TCTTCTTCTACGCTGTGCTGAAGGAAGTTTGTTAAGTGATTCTGAAGTCCAGAAAGCTGCTCTACATGTCATCTGTAATTGCGTCTGTGGTCCACAAGTCAGG ACAGAATCTGGACCATCATTTAAGAGCAGTGATGTTATCTTGAGGAAGATGTGGGGCTGCATTCGCACCAGTAATGGCATCCAAGTTCTCTTAGTTTTATTGAGGATGAAAAAGTCACTGATTGATGCAGACTGCATTCGTGCATTGGCTTGCAAGGCGCTCTGTGGTCTGGCAAGAAGCAATGAAATCCGACAAGTTATGGGAAAGCTCCAAATTTTCAACAGTGGAGAACTTCAAA ttttaatgCTTGAGCCAGCGATCGAAGGTAAAGCAACTGATCATGCACTTTTTTGTAAGTACGCTGGAGAATTGCTGGAAAGAGTCACTGGCAAAACTTTGGCTAAGTCAACCGTGGTTCCTTCGCTCTCCAGGATTACCAGG GCTGATGTTGTTGCGCAGACTCACATTTCTTACCCGGATGAGGAACTGCTGCAGCTGATTCACACTCACCTCCTTTCTAAAG GTCTTCATGAGGCTGCCCAAGTCTTGAAACGTACAGCTTCTCTGCCAGATCCTAAGCCAGAGGTTACTCCGATGCCCACGCCAGTAAACAGAAACACACGGCTTAACCATGCTGGCACAGTCACCCCAATCGTGAGGACACTTGAGACACCAAACCAGTCTCGATTTCACTGTAGTGGCCCAGGAACACCAACTGAAGAG CGTCTTCTGCCAGATCCTCCTCAGGCTGTACGCTCTCCATCACTTTCTACTTTGGACTTGATTGTAACGCGCGATCTCCGAGAACAGCATTCGCATTGCTGCAATCCTGTTGCAGCTGGTCCGCCATTTTCGTTACTTCG ACCGCACAAATGTCCGGAACCAAAGTACAGAGACAATGCATCGTGTAACATTGTGGCGCGATTGAAAAGGAGGGAG ATTCTTCCTCGCCATGGAGGTGTTAATGGTGCAAGATTTAACAGACATTTTGTGTACAGCAG ATTTAAACCAGTTCAAGCCATTCAAGGTAAAGACTACAACACCTTTACGTGTGCCGAGTTTACG CCCGATGGGAAAACAATTTTGCTGGGCACAGAGTTTGGCAAAGTGAAAGAATATAATTTGATGACTGGTCAG AAACAAGCGTCGTACCGGTGTCATGGCTCTTACAGATCAATTTCCAATTGCCAATGTTCGAAG GACCGGAAACTTCTGTTGACCTCGTCATCACGTTCTTCTTCGCCATCTGCTCTGTGGGGATTCGATAACTCATTGGCATTGAA GTATTCTTTCAGTGAAGACACTTGGGTTAAGTTTAGCAACTTGTCTGAGGATAAGATCATTGGGACACATGACTCTACTGCTCAT gtgtaTGACACGGGAACGGGTAAAAGAATTCTTACTTTTAACGATCCCAACAGTTCAAAAAATTACTCCAAGAACCTCGCCACCTTCAACCCGACGGACGATCTGGTACTCAATGATGGAGTATTATGGGATGTCAATGGGAATCGAGTTATTCACAAGTTTGACAAGTTTAACAACTTTGTCAGTGGCGTGTTTCACCCGTCGGGACTAGAGATCATCATTAATTCTGAAATT TGGGATCTTCGCTTTTTTCGTTTGCTTCACACCTGTCCATCACTGGACCAATGTCACGTGGTTTTCAACAATGGTGGTGACGTCATGTACGGAG tCAAGCACCGGTCTGATTCCATCAGATTTAGCTCTGTTGGACATCCACTTGGACCTTTTAAATCCTCGTTCCGGACGTTAGATGCAACGGACTATCAAACGATTG CAACAATTGATGTGAAGAAAACGATCTTGGACTTGTGCACAGATGTCACCGACTGTTTTGTGGCTGTTGTCAAG GAACTGGCCACAGGGAGGAAAAGCGTGTGTCAAGTATACGAAGTTGGACGGATGCAAGGAGCTGACGACAAGCAG
- the LOC136895687 gene encoding DDB1- and CUL4-associated factor 1-like isoform X3 gives MQQRLILQYLTPLGEYQECLRAMYENKALDLVMHYISFEGAIDMQLVFEALKFLSSIISHTNFATEFVTHGGLQRLLEKARSSEAATGFSRCLYHLTCTEDAIEKVSILPSSVLNNLVEFGLWLLKYSHNSGKCHATTFFSFCFSSRAVLDLFDHSNGLEKLVNQLSTLPIFRRDEAESLSVKEVFDKIQVAKDTCMALRRYFEAHLYFKATLLRRSIALNQGGMPAVPAPFYKATSLIHSVMMENCQLILEHAPVTPCWEPIEIMNKLDGFSLLLQLISLSCDWGVPSKGADNIRLAVDATRLALEVLLVLSVSPKAQLALCEEIQLSSGKQQMGMSLLLRCAEGSLLSDSEVQKAALHVICNCVCGPQVRTESGPSFKSSDVILRKMWGCIRTSNGIQVLLVLLRMKKSLIDADCIRALACKALCGLARSNEIRQVMGKLQIFNSGELQILMLEPAIEGKATDHALFCKYAGELLERVTGKTLAKSTVVPSLSRITRADVVAQTHISYPDEELLQLIHTHLLSKGLHEAAQVLKRTASLPDPKPEVTPMPTPVNRNTRLNHAGTVTPIVRTLETPNQSRFHCSGPGTPTEERLLPDPPQAVRSPSLSTLDLIVTRDLREQHSHCCNPVAAGPPFSLLRPHKCPEPKYRDNASCNIVARLKRREILPRHGGVNGARFNRHFVYSRFKPVQAIQGKDYNTFTCAEFTPDGKTILLGTEFGKVKEYNLMTGQKQASYRCHGSYRSISNCQCSKDRKLLLTSSSRSSSPSALWGFDNSLALKYSFSEDTWVKFSNLSEDKIIGTHDSTAHVYDTGTGKRILTFNDPNSSKNYSKNLATFNPTDDLVLNDGVLWDVNGNRVIHKFDKFNNFVSGVFHPSGLEIIINSEIWDLRFFRLLHTCPSLDQCHVVFNNGGDVMYGVKHRSDSIRFSSVGHPLGPFKSSFRTLDATDYQTIATIDVKKTILDLCTDVTDCFVAVVKELATGRKSVCQVYEVGRMQGADDKQESDEGVKDDNPDNDDDDNSDNDDDDNSDNDDDDNPDNDDDDNF, from the exons ATGCAGCAAAGACTCATACTACAATACCTGACTCCCTTGGGTGAATATCAAGAG TGTTTGCGTGCTATGTATGAAAACAAAGCTCTTGATCTTGTGATGCACTACATCAGTTTTGAGGGAGCCATTGACATGCAACTTGTCTTTGAAGCTCTTAAG tttttgtcATCGATTATTTCCCACACAAATTTTGCCACGGAATTTGTGACCCATGGTGGTTTGCAGCGATTGTTGGAAAAGGCACGGTCATCAGAAGCTGCGACTGGTTTTTCCAGATGTTTGTATCATTTAACTTGCACAGAAGATGCGATTGAAAAG gTTTCTATCCTACCGTCCTCAGTTTTAAACAATCTGGTGGAATTTGGTTTGTGGCTTTTAAAATATTCACACAACTCTGGCAAATGCCACGCCACTacctttttttcgttttgtttttcttcccgTGCTGTTCTAGACCTATTTGACCATAGCAATGGCTTGGAAAAGTTAGTCAATCAG TTGAGCACTCTGCCTATTTTCCGTCGGGATGAAGCCGAGTCGCTAAGCGTCAAAGAAGTGTTTGACAAAATTCAGGTGGCAAAGGACACCTGCATGGCTCTACGCCGTTATTTTGAGGCGCACCTGTACTTCAAAGCTACCTTACTTAGGAGATCGATTGCTCTGAACCAAGGAGGCATGCCGGCAGTTCCTGCCCCATTCTATAAG GCCACGTCCCTCATTCATAGCGTTATGATGGAAAACTGTCAGTTGATTTTGGAGCATGCGCCTGTAACACCTTGCTGGGAACCAATTgag ATAATGAACAAACTTGACGGATTCTCGCTTTTGCTTCAATTAATTTCTTTGTCCTGTGATTGGGGAGTTCCAAGCAAggg AGCGGATAACATCCGTTTGGCAGTAGATGCAACTCGGTTGGCACTGGAAGTTTTGCTTGTGTTGTCAGTTAGCCCCAAGGCTCAGCTTGCTCTCTGCGAAGAGATCCAGCTCTCATCAGGAAAGCAACAAATGGGAATGAG TCTTCTTCTACGCTGTGCTGAAGGAAGTTTGTTAAGTGATTCTGAAGTCCAGAAAGCTGCTCTACATGTCATCTGTAATTGCGTCTGTGGTCCACAAGTCAGG ACAGAATCTGGACCATCATTTAAGAGCAGTGATGTTATCTTGAGGAAGATGTGGGGCTGCATTCGCACCAGTAATGGCATCCAAGTTCTCTTAGTTTTATTGAGGATGAAAAAGTCACTGATTGATGCAGACTGCATTCGTGCATTGGCTTGCAAGGCGCTCTGTGGTCTGGCAAGAAGCAATGAAATCCGACAAGTTATGGGAAAGCTCCAAATTTTCAACAGTGGAGAACTTCAAA ttttaatgCTTGAGCCAGCGATCGAAGGTAAAGCAACTGATCATGCACTTTTTTGTAAGTACGCTGGAGAATTGCTGGAAAGAGTCACTGGCAAAACTTTGGCTAAGTCAACCGTGGTTCCTTCGCTCTCCAGGATTACCAGG GCTGATGTTGTTGCGCAGACTCACATTTCTTACCCGGATGAGGAACTGCTGCAGCTGATTCACACTCACCTCCTTTCTAAAG GTCTTCATGAGGCTGCCCAAGTCTTGAAACGTACAGCTTCTCTGCCAGATCCTAAGCCAGAGGTTACTCCGATGCCCACGCCAGTAAACAGAAACACACGGCTTAACCATGCTGGCACAGTCACCCCAATCGTGAGGACACTTGAGACACCAAACCAGTCTCGATTTCACTGTAGTGGCCCAGGAACACCAACTGAAGAG CGTCTTCTGCCAGATCCTCCTCAGGCTGTACGCTCTCCATCACTTTCTACTTTGGACTTGATTGTAACGCGCGATCTCCGAGAACAGCATTCGCATTGCTGCAATCCTGTTGCAGCTGGTCCGCCATTTTCGTTACTTCG ACCGCACAAATGTCCGGAACCAAAGTACAGAGACAATGCATCGTGTAACATTGTGGCGCGATTGAAAAGGAGGGAG ATTCTTCCTCGCCATGGAGGTGTTAATGGTGCAAGATTTAACAGACATTTTGTGTACAGCAG ATTTAAACCAGTTCAAGCCATTCAAGGTAAAGACTACAACACCTTTACGTGTGCCGAGTTTACG CCCGATGGGAAAACAATTTTGCTGGGCACAGAGTTTGGCAAAGTGAAAGAATATAATTTGATGACTGGTCAG AAACAAGCGTCGTACCGGTGTCATGGCTCTTACAGATCAATTTCCAATTGCCAATGTTCGAAG GACCGGAAACTTCTGTTGACCTCGTCATCACGTTCTTCTTCGCCATCTGCTCTGTGGGGATTCGATAACTCATTGGCATTGAA GTATTCTTTCAGTGAAGACACTTGGGTTAAGTTTAGCAACTTGTCTGAGGATAAGATCATTGGGACACATGACTCTACTGCTCAT gtgtaTGACACGGGAACGGGTAAAAGAATTCTTACTTTTAACGATCCCAACAGTTCAAAAAATTACTCCAAGAACCTCGCCACCTTCAACCCGACGGACGATCTGGTACTCAATGATGGAGTATTATGGGATGTCAATGGGAATCGAGTTATTCACAAGTTTGACAAGTTTAACAACTTTGTCAGTGGCGTGTTTCACCCGTCGGGACTAGAGATCATCATTAATTCTGAAATT TGGGATCTTCGCTTTTTTCGTTTGCTTCACACCTGTCCATCACTGGACCAATGTCACGTGGTTTTCAACAATGGTGGTGACGTCATGTACGGAG tCAAGCACCGGTCTGATTCCATCAGATTTAGCTCTGTTGGACATCCACTTGGACCTTTTAAATCCTCGTTCCGGACGTTAGATGCAACGGACTATCAAACGATTG CAACAATTGATGTGAAGAAAACGATCTTGGACTTGTGCACAGATGTCACCGACTGTTTTGTGGCTGTTGTCAAG GAACTGGCCACAGGGAGGAAAAGCGTGTGTCAAGTATACGAAGTTGGACGGATGCAAGGAGCTGACGACAAGCAG